A region of Ochotona princeps isolate mOchPri1 chromosome 2, mOchPri1.hap1, whole genome shotgun sequence DNA encodes the following proteins:
- the PDIK1L gene encoding serine/threonine-protein kinase PDIK1L, which translates to MVSSQPKYDLIREVGRGSYGVVYEAVIRKTSARVAVKKIRCHAPENVELALREFWALSSIKSQHPNVIHLEECILQKDGMVQKMSHGSNSSLYLQLVETSLKGEIAFDPRSAYYLWFVMDFCDGGDMNEYLLSRKPNRKTNTSFMLQLSSALAFLHKNQIIHRDLKPDNILISQSRLDTSDLEPTLKVADFGLSKVCSASGQNPEEPVSVNKCFLSTACGTDFYMAPEVWEGHYTAKADIFALGIIIWAMLERITFIDTETKKELLGSYVKQGTEIVPVGEALLENPKMELLIPVKKKSMNGRMKQLIKEMLAANPQDRPDAFELELRLVQIAFKDSSWET; encoded by the exons ATGGTGAGTAGCCAGCCAAAGTACGATCTAATACGGGAGGTCGGCCGAGGCAGTTACGGGGTGGTGTACGAGGCGGTCATCAGGAAGACCTCTGCTCGGGTGGCCGTGAAGAAGATTAGATGCCACGCACCTGAAAACGTGGAACTGGCACTTCGGGAGTTCTGGGCGCTCAGCAGTATTAAGAGCCAGCACCCCAATGTGATCCACCTGGAGGAGTGCATCCTACAGAAAGATGGGATGGTGCAGAAGATGTCCCACGGCTCGAACTCTTCCCTTTACCTACAG CTTGTAGAGACTTCATTAAAAGGAGAGATTGCCTTTGATCCCAGAAGCGCCTATTATTTGTGGTTTGTGATGGATTTTTGTGACGGAGGAGATATGAACGAATATCTTTTGTCCAGGAAACCCAATCGTAAAACTAACACCAGCTTCATGCTTCAGCTGAGCAGTGCCCTGGCTTTCTTGCATAAAAACCAGATCATCCACCGAGATCTTAAGCCAGATAACATCCTAATTTCTCAGAGCAGGTTGGATACCAGTGACCTGGAACCCACACTCAAAGTGGCTGATTTTGGTCTGAGTAAAGTGTGTTCTGCCTCTGGGCAAAACCCAGAAGAACCCGTCAGCGTAAACAAGTGTTTCCTTTCCACAGCCTGTGGGACGGATTTCTACATGGCCCCCGAGGTGTGGGAAGGACATTACACAGCGAAGGCCGACATCTTTGCCCTGGGCATCATCATCTGGGCCATGTTGGAAAGGATCACATTCATAGACACAGAGACGAAGAAAGAACTCCTGGGGAGTTACGTGAAACAAGGGACCGAGATCGTGCCAGTTGGGGAGgcgctgctggagaaccccaaaATGGAACTTCTGATTCCCGTGAAGAAGAAGTCCATGAATGGGCGAATGAAGCAACTCATTAAGGAAATGCTGGCTGCAAACCCTCAGGATCGTCCCGACGCTTTTGAACTAGAACTCAGATTAGTACAAATTGCATTCAAAGATAGCAGCTGGGAAACGTGA